The Equus quagga isolate Etosha38 chromosome 10, UCLA_HA_Equagga_1.0, whole genome shotgun sequence genome includes a region encoding these proteins:
- the LOC124245477 gene encoding profilin-2-like, with translation MQCIEDISEEVWQDCITLFLQTGMCCDAAIITNSPPWLLASYPEGNFFQLTQEEIQILLAREEREKLFLQGITLAGTKCLLIRDNLYTEGNNTMDLRTKGQSRGSQAVTVVQIESVYLVVMGQKGTEGGPLNLKAFQMGGYIREAIHQHMARF, from the coding sequence ATGCAGTGCATAGAGGATATCAGCGAAGAGGTCTGGCAAGACTGCATCACCCTTTTCCTACAGACTGGGATGTGCTGTGATGCAGCGATTATCACCAATTCCCCACCCTGGTTGTTAGCTTCTTATCCTGAAGGTAACTTCTTCCAGTTGACCCAGGAAGAAATTCAGATCTTGCtggcaagagaagaaagagagaagttatTTCTGCAGGGAATTACCCTTGCAGGAACAAAATGCTTGTTGATTCGGGACAACCTGTACACTGAAGGCAACAACACCATGGACCTCCGCACCAAAGGCCAGAGTCGGGGCAGCCAGGCAGTGACAGTAGTTCAGATTGAGTCTGTATACCTTGTGGTGATGGGacaaaaaggaacagaaggaggGCCTCTCAACCTCAAGGCTTTTCAGATGGGAGGTTACATTAGAGAGGCCATTCATCAACATATGGCCCGTTTCTAA